A window of Ipomoea triloba cultivar NCNSP0323 chromosome 2, ASM357664v1 contains these coding sequences:
- the LOC116010766 gene encoding probable calcium-binding protein CML47 yields the protein MEKIISFSIAGFTLLSSKATDLLKVALACMILSFIASFQDFCTFFPLLLRLILFLFSLPQYCFSSRRNKAIADGVECRENIDDELFVVDGLINTRVCLEEVSHLFDESEPSFEEIKGTFGMFDEDGDGYIDEKDLGKLLFRMGFSEFSQQDCRGMIKAFDENKDGRIDIGEFLKLMEDSFD from the coding sequence atgGAAAAGATAATCTCCTTCTCTATTGCTGGTTTCACACTTTTGAGCAGTAAGGCAACTGATCTACTTAAGGTTGCCTTAGCATGCATGATTCTTAGTTTCATTGCTTCATTTCAAGATTTCTGCACTTTCTTTCCACTTCTACTCcgcctcattctcttcctctttTCTTTACCCCAATATTGCTTCTCGTCCAGGCGTAACAAAGCCATTGCTGATGGTGTTGAATGCAGAGAAAATATTGATGATGAGCTGTTTGTAGTGGACGGATTGATAAACACAAGGGTTTGTTTGGAAGAGGTTTCGCATTTGTTTGATGAAAGCGAGCCTAGTTTCGAGGAAATTAAGGGAACATTTGGCATGTTTGATGAGGATGGGGATGGGTACATAGATGAAAAAGATTTGGGGAAACTCCTGTTCAGGATGGGGTTTAGTGAGTTTTCGCAACAAGATTGCAGAGGGATGATCAAGGCCTTTGATGAAAACAAAGATGGGAGGATTGATATTGGAGAATTTTTGAAGCTCATGGAGGATAGCTTTGACTAG